Proteins from a genomic interval of Paenibacillus sp. FSL H8-0048:
- the uvsE gene encoding UV DNA damage repair endonuclease UvsE, with protein sequence MIVRFGYVAMSTVIPDCSPSKTMTMASFNKLGDREAGLRKLESIARMNLHNTLRLLKHNVGSDIKVYRLTSKLVPLATHPNLADWNPLAALAEEFAEVGSYVKKHGLRVSFHPDHFTVLSTPRPEVLASSIRDLQHHTDMLNAMGLPATAKSNIHIGGAYGDKPLSAERFCVQCSALPLALRERMTLENDDKTFNAVETLEVCRRVGLPMVLDIHHQWVNNEGELPWELWPEILKTWTSPLALKDVPPGGHLPPKIHVSSPRSPSDPRSHADGVEPAPLVAFLKRIAADTPAVDVMIEAKHKDGALFGLMEEMKGLAEGGNGIMVLNGASVNIEP encoded by the coding sequence ATGATTGTCCGCTTCGGCTATGTCGCCATGTCTACGGTGATCCCTGACTGTTCTCCCTCCAAAACGATGACTATGGCAAGCTTCAACAAGCTGGGCGACCGGGAGGCGGGCCTTCGTAAGCTGGAATCCATCGCCCGGATGAATCTGCATAATACGCTCCGTCTGCTGAAGCATAATGTCGGCTCGGATATTAAGGTCTACAGACTCACCTCCAAGCTGGTTCCGCTGGCAACTCATCCTAATCTGGCGGATTGGAATCCGCTGGCTGCTCTTGCGGAGGAATTCGCTGAGGTGGGCAGCTATGTGAAGAAGCACGGGCTGCGCGTCAGCTTCCACCCGGATCACTTCACGGTGCTGAGTACGCCGCGGCCGGAGGTGCTTGCAAGCTCGATCCGTGATCTGCAGCATCATACGGACATGCTGAACGCGATGGGGCTGCCGGCGACGGCTAAGAGCAATATCCACATCGGCGGCGCTTATGGGGACAAGCCTCTGTCTGCGGAGCGCTTCTGCGTGCAATGCTCTGCACTGCCGCTTGCACTTAGAGAGCGGATGACACTTGAGAACGACGACAAGACGTTCAATGCGGTGGAGACGCTTGAGGTTTGCCGCAGAGTGGGATTGCCGATGGTGCTGGATATCCATCACCAATGGGTCAACAATGAAGGCGAGCTCCCCTGGGAGCTGTGGCCGGAGATTCTTAAGACATGGACAAGCCCTCTGGCGCTGAAGGATGTGCCGCCTGGAGGTCATCTGCCGCCGAAGATTCATGTGTCCAGCCCGCGCAGCCCGTCTGATCCGCGCAGCCATGCCGACGGGGTGGAGCCGGCACCGCTGGTTGCTTTTCTGAAACGGATTGCTGCGGATACTCCCGCCGTAGATGTGATGATTGAGGCGAAGCACAAGGATGGGGCCCTGTTCGGTCTGATGGAGGAGATGAAGGGACTGGCAGAGGGCGGGAATGGAATTATGGTACTAAACGGAGCGAGCGTGAATATAGAACCATAA
- a CDS encoding D-alanine--D-alanine ligase: MGNAKTTVGLVYGGKSGEHEVSLQTAYAVMNAFDYDKYEIIPFYISKQGVWKVGAVLEAPFPAIEQLKLSGVAGDMGTALNALFSGLSGGEQVIDVMFPLLHGTNGEDGTIQGLFEMANIPYIGAGVLASSAGMDKVVMKKLFGEAGLEQCDYCYFNAVNWRQRKHELIVDLEDKLGYPVFVKPANLGSSVGISKASDKESLIKAVEYAFRYDTKVIIEEFIDAREVEVAVLGNEEPEASVPGEIVSSGEYYDYAAKYTDGKSQMLIPAPVDPEVADRLRESAILAFKAIEGSGITRADFFLRKSDGKILINEVNTMPGFTPFSMYPLLWRETGVSYKVLLDRMIGLALERYRFRQGLKYDNE; encoded by the coding sequence ATGGGGAACGCTAAAACTACCGTAGGACTGGTGTACGGCGGCAAATCCGGAGAGCATGAGGTATCGCTGCAGACGGCTTATGCGGTTATGAACGCTTTTGACTACGATAAATATGAGATTATTCCGTTCTATATCTCCAAGCAGGGGGTATGGAAGGTAGGTGCAGTGCTGGAGGCTCCCTTCCCCGCAATTGAGCAGCTTAAGCTCTCCGGGGTGGCTGGTGATATGGGCACGGCTCTGAATGCCTTGTTCAGCGGGCTCAGCGGAGGCGAGCAGGTCATCGACGTCATGTTCCCGCTGCTGCATGGTACGAACGGTGAGGACGGCACCATTCAGGGACTGTTCGAGATGGCGAATATCCCGTACATCGGTGCAGGGGTACTGGCTTCGTCGGCGGGCATGGATAAGGTCGTTATGAAGAAGCTGTTCGGCGAGGCGGGGCTGGAGCAATGTGACTATTGCTACTTCAATGCTGTGAACTGGAGACAGCGTAAGCATGAGCTAATTGTAGATCTGGAGGATAAGCTGGGATATCCGGTCTTCGTCAAGCCTGCCAACCTGGGCTCCAGCGTAGGAATCTCCAAGGCCTCCGACAAGGAAAGCCTGATCAAGGCTGTGGAGTATGCCTTCCGTTATGACACGAAGGTGATTATTGAGGAGTTCATCGATGCGCGGGAAGTGGAGGTGGCGGTACTCGGCAATGAGGAGCCGGAGGCTTCGGTTCCGGGTGAAATCGTCTCTTCCGGTGAATATTATGATTATGCGGCCAAATACACTGACGGCAAATCACAGATGCTGATTCCGGCACCTGTCGATCCTGAGGTAGCGGACCGTCTGCGCGAGTCGGCTATACTGGCCTTCAAGGCTATTGAGGGCAGCGGCATTACCCGGGCCGATTTCTTCCTGCGGAAGTCTGACGGCAAGATTCTTATTAATGAAGTGAATACCATGCCCGGCTTCACCCCGTTCAGCATGTATCCTCTGCTGTGGCGTGAGACCGGTGTGTCCTATAAAGTGCTGCTGGACCGTATGATTGGGCTGGCGCTGGAGCGTTACCGGTTCAGACAGGGCCTGAAGTACGATAATGAATAA
- a CDS encoding amidase domain-containing protein, whose amino-acid sequence MEQQWKKSLYVYVDQLNKGRVAPGAEPRHTTIRDPRFLDEQRTRSRRIAQWYTRRGITPLRGETGVRTLRTVRQNPAEVVADVALHSAFYYEKGGMTHREDVVESERLTFVREKGGWEIVNVERSVPERNGVRKVVEKDPALRLSEWGEALPDPRPSQPLLNRRVLKGATGVREVRYRREEAAAYADLWWKEGNPEFEIFEVDCTNYVSQCLFAGGAPINYTGKRETGWWYKGYNGAQEWWSFSWAVSDSLKRYLSGSRGSGLRAEIVERPEQLQLGDIIQYDWDGNGHYQHSTIVTAFDAGGQPLVNARTVSSRHRFWDYKDSYAWTDRTAYRFFHINDYL is encoded by the coding sequence ATGGAGCAGCAGTGGAAGAAAAGTCTCTATGTCTATGTGGACCAGCTGAACAAGGGGCGGGTTGCACCTGGCGCCGAGCCGCGTCATACCACGATCAGGGACCCCCGGTTCCTGGACGAACAGCGCACGCGTTCCCGCCGGATCGCCCAGTGGTACACCCGCCGGGGCATTACTCCGCTGCGCGGGGAGACGGGGGTGCGGACGCTGCGGACCGTGCGGCAGAATCCAGCGGAGGTGGTCGCCGATGTGGCGTTGCACAGCGCCTTCTATTATGAGAAGGGCGGGATGACGCACCGCGAGGATGTGGTGGAGTCGGAACGCCTGACCTTTGTGCGTGAAAAGGGCGGCTGGGAGATTGTGAACGTGGAGCGCAGTGTGCCTGAGCGCAATGGGGTGCGCAAGGTGGTGGAGAAAGATCCGGCTCTGCGGCTCTCGGAGTGGGGGGAGGCTCTGCCCGATCCGCGTCCGTCCCAGCCGCTGCTGAACCGCCGTGTCCTGAAGGGTGCTACTGGTGTCCGGGAGGTGCGCTACCGCCGGGAAGAAGCCGCAGCCTATGCGGACCTCTGGTGGAAGGAAGGGAACCCGGAGTTCGAGATTTTCGAGGTGGACTGCACCAATTACGTCTCTCAATGTCTCTTTGCAGGGGGAGCGCCTATCAACTATACTGGTAAAAGAGAAACGGGCTGGTGGTATAAGGGCTATAATGGAGCCCAGGAATGGTGGAGCTTCAGCTGGGCGGTCTCCGATAGCCTGAAGCGTTATCTGAGCGGGAGCCGGGGAAGCGGGCTGCGTGCGGAGATTGTCGAGCGGCCGGAGCAGCTTCAGCTGGGCGATATTATTCAGTATGACTGGGACGGGAACGGACATTATCAGCACAGCACGATTGTTACCGCATTTGATGCGGGCGGACAACCGCTGGTGAATGCACGGACGGTTAGCAGCCGTCACCGCTTTTGGGATTACAAGGATTCCTACGCCTGGACGGACCGGACGGCTTATCGTTTTTTTCATATTAATGACTATTTATAG
- the acnA gene encoding aconitate hydratase AcnA yields the protein MPSKDHFSLAKNLNSGGKTYRYYHLNALEEQGAGDISSLPFSIKVLLEAAVRQYDGRAITEEHVKQLANWSGGIDRNKEIPFIPARIVLQDFTGVPVVVDLAAMRDTVKKAGGDPKKINPLVPVDLVIDHSVMVDAFGTADALEYNMNVEFERNEERYRFLRWAQTAFNNFRAVPPATGIVHQVNLEYLASVAATKTVDGETVVYPDSLVGTDSHTTMINGLGVVGWGVGGIEAEAGMLGQPLYFVTPDVVGFKLTGSLMEGATATDLALTVTQMLRKKGVVGKFVEFYGPGLANISLADRATVANMAPEYGATIGFFPVDDETLAYLRSTGRPDELVELVGDYYKAQGMFRTAETPDPTFSDVIELDLASVVPSLAGPKRPQDRVELTHMKENFEGIIRTPIDKGGYGLSDEKIAQSVEVQHKNGSTSKLTTGAVVIAAITSCTNTSNPSVMLGAGLLAKKAVERGLTKPGYVKSSLTPGSLVVTEYLQKADLLKPLEALGFYLAGYGCATCIGNSGPLPDEVSEAITEHDMTVAAVISGNRNFEGRVHAQVKANYLASPPLVVAYALAGTVNIDLKTEPLGYDPQGEPVFLADIWPTSAEIREAIGLSLSPEMFRSKYENVFTANERWNNIPVPEGELYEWDNNSTYIQNPPFFEHLADGASDIQDIKSSRVLALLGDSVTTDHISPAGNISTSGPAGEYLRGHGVERADFNSYGSRRGNHEVMMRGTFANIRIRNAVAPGTEGGVTTFLPSDEVMSIYDASMLYQSAGQNLIVIAGKEYGTGSSRDWAAKGTLLLGVKAVIAESFERIHRSNLVGMGVLPLQFQEGHGWSSMGLTGRETFDITGLDNHVLPGQELTVTATREDGTQFDFPVIARLDSSVDIDYYRNGGILQTVLRQMLADATASEAAQPVE from the coding sequence ATGCCAAGCAAGGACCATTTTTCATTGGCCAAGAACCTGAACTCAGGTGGCAAAACTTATCGCTACTATCATTTGAACGCTCTGGAGGAGCAAGGTGCAGGCGACATTTCCTCCCTGCCATTCTCCATTAAGGTATTACTCGAAGCGGCTGTCCGCCAATATGACGGACGGGCGATTACAGAAGAACATGTTAAGCAGCTGGCTAACTGGTCCGGCGGCATTGACCGTAATAAGGAAATTCCGTTCATTCCTGCCCGGATTGTCCTGCAGGATTTCACCGGCGTGCCTGTAGTTGTCGATCTCGCAGCTATGCGCGATACCGTCAAGAAGGCGGGCGGAGACCCGAAGAAGATCAACCCGCTTGTACCGGTTGACCTTGTTATTGACCATTCCGTTATGGTTGATGCATTCGGAACAGCCGATGCCCTTGAATATAATATGAACGTAGAATTTGAGCGTAATGAGGAGCGCTACCGCTTCCTGCGCTGGGCACAGACCGCCTTCAATAATTTCCGTGCGGTTCCTCCGGCAACCGGAATTGTGCATCAGGTGAACCTGGAGTATCTGGCTTCTGTAGCGGCCACCAAAACCGTTGACGGAGAGACAGTGGTCTACCCGGATTCCCTGGTCGGCACGGATTCCCATACTACAATGATTAACGGTCTTGGCGTAGTGGGCTGGGGCGTCGGCGGAATTGAGGCTGAAGCAGGAATGCTCGGACAGCCGCTGTATTTCGTTACCCCGGATGTCGTCGGCTTCAAGCTGACCGGCAGTCTGATGGAAGGCGCTACAGCTACCGATCTGGCCCTTACCGTTACCCAAATGCTGCGCAAAAAAGGCGTAGTCGGCAAGTTCGTCGAATTCTACGGCCCGGGTCTGGCGAACATCAGTCTGGCAGACCGTGCGACGGTAGCCAACATGGCTCCTGAATACGGCGCAACGATCGGCTTCTTCCCTGTAGACGATGAGACGCTGGCCTATCTGCGCAGCACCGGACGCCCGGATGAGCTGGTAGAGCTGGTGGGGGATTATTATAAGGCGCAGGGCATGTTCCGCACCGCAGAGACACCGGACCCGACATTCAGCGATGTCATTGAGCTGGATCTGGCTTCTGTGGTTCCCAGCCTGGCCGGACCGAAGCGTCCGCAGGACCGGGTAGAGCTTACCCATATGAAGGAGAATTTCGAAGGCATTATCCGTACACCTATTGACAAGGGTGGCTATGGCCTCAGCGATGAGAAGATTGCCCAATCGGTGGAAGTACAGCATAAGAACGGAAGCACCAGCAAGCTCACCACAGGAGCGGTTGTTATTGCGGCCATCACCAGCTGTACGAACACCTCCAATCCAAGCGTAATGCTGGGCGCAGGACTGCTTGCCAAGAAGGCTGTAGAACGCGGTCTCACCAAACCGGGGTATGTCAAAAGCAGCCTCACTCCCGGATCGCTGGTCGTTACGGAATACCTGCAGAAGGCAGATCTGCTGAAGCCGCTGGAAGCACTCGGCTTCTACCTGGCCGGCTACGGCTGCGCCACTTGTATCGGTAACTCCGGCCCGCTGCCTGACGAAGTCAGCGAAGCCATTACAGAGCATGATATGACGGTTGCCGCAGTCATCTCCGGGAACCGTAACTTCGAGGGCCGCGTGCATGCCCAGGTCAAAGCCAACTATCTGGCTTCACCGCCACTGGTTGTCGCTTACGCACTGGCCGGCACAGTGAATATTGATCTGAAGACCGAGCCGCTGGGCTATGACCCGCAGGGTGAGCCTGTCTTCCTGGCTGATATCTGGCCGACTTCAGCCGAGATCCGCGAAGCCATAGGGCTCTCGCTCAGTCCGGAAATGTTCCGCAGCAAATATGAGAATGTATTCACGGCCAATGAACGCTGGAATAACATTCCGGTACCGGAAGGCGAGCTGTATGAATGGGATAACAACTCCACCTACATTCAGAATCCGCCATTCTTCGAGCATCTGGCAGACGGTGCCTCTGACATCCAGGATATCAAGAGCTCCCGTGTACTTGCGCTGCTTGGCGATTCCGTCACTACCGACCATATCTCGCCAGCCGGGAATATCTCCACTTCCGGTCCGGCCGGAGAATATCTGCGCGGCCATGGCGTGGAACGCGCTGACTTCAACTCCTACGGCTCACGCCGCGGGAATCATGAGGTGATGATGCGCGGTACGTTCGCCAACATCCGTATCCGCAATGCAGTGGCTCCTGGAACAGAAGGCGGCGTAACCACCTTCCTGCCAAGTGATGAGGTCATGTCGATCTATGACGCCTCCATGCTGTACCAATCGGCCGGACAGAACCTGATCGTTATCGCCGGTAAAGAATACGGCACAGGCAGCTCCCGCGACTGGGCCGCCAAGGGAACACTCCTCCTCGGAGTCAAAGCCGTCATCGCTGAGAGCTTCGAGCGGATACACCGCAGCAATCTCGTCGGCATGGGCGTGCTGCCGCTGCAGTTTCAGGAAGGCCATGGCTGGAGCAGCATGGGACTGACCGGACGTGAGACCTTCGACATTACCGGTCTTGACAACCACGTCCTTCCCGGGCAGGAGCTGACGGTCACTGCTACCCGTGAAGACGGCACGCAGTTCGACTTCCCGGTCATTGCCCGTCTCGACAGCAGCGTAGATATCGACTACTACCGCAATGGCGGTATTCTGCAGACAGTGCTCCGCCAGATGCTGGCAGATGCTACTGCCTCGGAAGCGGCTCAACCGGTAGAATAA
- a CDS encoding ABC transporter substrate-binding protein: MRYSKQSLVLIVFTLVMAVLLAACGSSGNSVSGSGAAANAPAPAASEAPTAAPAAGEPSAEAEMVTFQDGAGEVQVPKNPQRIVDTTAFYTGYLLALGVKPVGVMQGAKDSPYLAEMLEGAEGLGDDVTPENILALNPDLIIVYTGTEGIDKLKEIAPVVQIKYGAKNYKDQMLDYGKLVNKNDEAKAWIAQWEARIAELKPQVQAAVGNKTVSILNPYAKGLYVFGHNYGRGGEILYGEFGLKAPAEAQKEAIDSGTGWASISLEKLPDFAGDIIFTCPWSGDTTDPKIVYDNPLWKGLPAVKAGNVFQLNPAADTYNDPISLEKQLDFITTSLLSVK; this comes from the coding sequence TTGAGATACTCTAAACAAAGTCTTGTCCTGATTGTTTTTACTCTCGTCATGGCTGTCCTGCTGGCAGCCTGCGGTTCATCGGGTAACTCCGTCTCTGGCTCCGGGGCGGCAGCGAATGCACCTGCACCTGCAGCATCTGAAGCACCCACGGCTGCTCCGGCTGCTGGCGAACCTTCCGCTGAAGCAGAGATGGTTACTTTCCAGGACGGTGCCGGTGAGGTTCAAGTGCCTAAGAATCCGCAGAGAATCGTGGATACTACAGCTTTTTATACAGGATATCTCCTGGCGCTGGGTGTGAAGCCGGTAGGGGTCATGCAAGGAGCCAAGGATAGTCCATATCTTGCAGAGATGCTTGAAGGTGCAGAAGGGCTGGGTGATGACGTCACCCCGGAGAATATCCTGGCCCTGAACCCTGACCTGATTATTGTGTATACCGGAACAGAAGGCATTGATAAGCTGAAGGAAATAGCGCCTGTGGTACAGATTAAATATGGCGCCAAGAATTATAAGGATCAGATGCTCGACTACGGCAAGCTTGTGAACAAAAATGATGAAGCTAAGGCCTGGATCGCCCAGTGGGAGGCCCGCATTGCTGAACTGAAGCCGCAGGTACAGGCTGCTGTCGGCAATAAGACTGTTTCTATCCTGAATCCATATGCCAAGGGGCTGTATGTCTTTGGTCATAACTATGGCAGGGGTGGTGAGATTCTGTATGGGGAGTTCGGGCTGAAGGCTCCCGCAGAAGCGCAGAAGGAGGCCATCGACAGCGGAACAGGCTGGGCTTCCATCTCTCTGGAGAAGCTGCCGGACTTTGCGGGAGATATTATCTTTACCTGCCCATGGTCTGGGGATACTACAGACCCGAAGATTGTCTATGACAATCCGCTGTGGAAGGGGCTTCCGGCGGTCAAGGCAGGGAATGTGTTCCAGCTGAATCCTGCTGCCGATACGTACAATGACCCGATCTCTCTGGAGAAACAGCTGGATTTCATTACGACCAGCCTGCTGTCGGTCAAATAG
- a CDS encoding response regulator transcription factor → MKVVIPDSLMGEIQELQDTFGSVTGQALVLTDQAGNVVTRPTLSGIFYQKMFNSLQVIERPFEPALIRMGPLSYPAVLEEWVPGLKYVVSPLAPDYGQTYYLWSGLYMEEGTRGLVLQAFEAKMRNHPDYEMLKDVLAAMPELSREGIASIRGKLSVLGNVLSKLLAGCAVKPLEQRRGLLISQLLSNLESEFLKIEVVLQQLAGTLSDAELYAFAQEEEAGQFKVKYSAGKEAGLLMNAGFQQGDGFLGQAVLGMEPRHWQSVAQDSRSLFFTQRGMTQPEYLSCYPVRIHSGKRAVLLAVGFGKSRLIQDYAQYEQNVTALLGLSGRGEQLVQREALRREATLRLKEAARLLPQAASTQELGTGLLDMIMGMPFFPSSVLVFFEEQPGETHYAKGWRPEEIEPYVQDLQSRYSSQAFLSSAIINGEAEGQVLVECPLIAEKVFKGILSVGFRRRSEAEEWLSLTSCLASLASTSIRLIEKEARHMKQAGVFTGQTLHYLQLSNPELHRLSAEASAMAYELARYTGLPERESEQMRTAALLAPFRLEFLHGYGFYPEELSLLKQVDQFTSFYFEINKPSVSVMAQLLVLVLHHAGKGADKELLADTDLEWLNPSRFYLDDHVVGELYSEPRNTFQSFLRSRSEAMPAKRGVSAGKLLNSTALKTPKEEWGISPREEEVLELIILGKTNKEIASALFISEHTVKNHLSRIFNKMDVTDRSQIIALVYKRIFDSERIEMS, encoded by the coding sequence ATGAAAGTAGTTATACCCGATTCACTGATGGGAGAAATTCAAGAGCTCCAGGATACGTTCGGCTCTGTTACGGGTCAGGCGCTTGTGCTTACGGATCAGGCCGGGAATGTGGTTACCCGCCCAACGCTGTCCGGAATATTCTATCAGAAGATGTTTAATTCTTTACAGGTCATAGAGCGGCCCTTCGAGCCTGCATTGATTAGAATGGGCCCCTTATCATATCCTGCTGTACTTGAAGAGTGGGTACCCGGGTTGAAGTATGTGGTCAGTCCGCTGGCTCCTGACTATGGACAGACGTACTATTTATGGTCCGGCTTATATATGGAAGAAGGCACCCGCGGGCTTGTGCTGCAGGCGTTCGAGGCCAAGATGCGGAATCACCCCGACTATGAGATGCTGAAGGATGTACTGGCCGCCATGCCTGAGCTTAGCCGGGAGGGCATTGCCAGCATCAGGGGGAAATTGAGTGTGCTCGGGAATGTGCTCTCCAAATTGCTGGCGGGCTGCGCAGTGAAGCCTCTGGAACAGAGACGGGGTCTGCTGATTTCCCAGCTGTTATCCAATCTGGAGAGTGAGTTCCTGAAGATAGAGGTTGTGCTGCAGCAGCTGGCCGGTACGTTATCTGACGCAGAGCTGTATGCCTTTGCCCAAGAGGAGGAGGCCGGCCAGTTCAAGGTGAAATATTCTGCCGGCAAAGAAGCAGGGCTCCTCATGAACGCCGGGTTCCAGCAAGGAGACGGTTTTCTGGGACAGGCAGTTCTGGGCATGGAGCCCAGGCACTGGCAGAGCGTTGCCCAAGATTCGAGATCGTTATTCTTCACCCAGCGCGGGATGACGCAGCCGGAATATTTGTCATGCTATCCTGTGAGAATTCACAGCGGGAAGAGGGCCGTACTGCTTGCTGTGGGCTTCGGAAAGAGCCGCCTGATACAGGACTATGCCCAGTACGAGCAGAATGTTACTGCGCTCCTGGGCTTATCCGGACGGGGAGAGCAGCTGGTGCAGCGTGAAGCCCTGCGCAGGGAGGCCACCCTGCGTTTGAAGGAAGCTGCCCGCCTGCTTCCGCAGGCCGCATCTACCCAGGAGCTGGGCACCGGGCTGCTGGATATGATTATGGGCATGCCGTTCTTCCCGTCATCGGTGCTCGTATTCTTCGAGGAGCAGCCCGGGGAGACTCATTATGCCAAGGGATGGAGGCCGGAGGAGATTGAGCCGTATGTCCAGGACCTTCAGTCCCGTTACTCCTCACAGGCCTTTCTCTCTTCTGCGATCATCAACGGGGAGGCAGAAGGGCAGGTCTTGGTTGAATGTCCGCTGATTGCTGAGAAGGTATTCAAGGGCATTCTGTCTGTGGGCTTCAGACGCCGCAGCGAAGCTGAGGAGTGGCTGTCCTTAACCAGCTGTCTCGCCAGTCTGGCGAGTACTTCGATCCGCCTGATCGAGAAGGAAGCCAGACATATGAAGCAGGCAGGGGTCTTCACCGGTCAGACGCTTCATTATCTCCAGCTCAGTAATCCCGAGCTGCACCGCCTGTCGGCAGAAGCTTCTGCTATGGCGTATGAGCTTGCCCGATATACAGGATTGCCGGAGCGGGAGTCAGAGCAGATGAGAACGGCTGCGCTGCTGGCTCCGTTCAGGCTGGAATTCCTGCATGGGTACGGGTTCTACCCGGAGGAGCTTTCTTTGCTGAAGCAGGTGGACCAATTTACTTCGTTCTATTTTGAGATCAATAAGCCCTCGGTCTCTGTCATGGCCCAGCTGCTCGTGCTGGTGCTTCATCATGCAGGCAAAGGCGCGGACAAGGAGCTGCTGGCGGACACGGATCTGGAGTGGCTGAACCCCTCCCGCTTCTATCTGGATGACCATGTGGTTGGGGAGCTGTACAGTGAGCCGCGCAATACCTTCCAATCCTTTTTGCGCAGCCGCTCGGAAGCGATGCCCGCCAAAAGAGGTGTGTCGGCAGGGAAGCTGCTGAACAGTACAGCACTGAAGACGCCCAAGGAGGAATGGGGAATCTCACCGCGCGAGGAGGAAGTGCTGGAGCTGATTATTCTGGGCAAGACGAATAAGGAGATTGCCAGTGCCTTGTTTATCAGCGAGCATACCGTCAAGAACCATCTAAGCCGCATTTTTAATAAAATGGACGTAACGGACCGTTCACAGATCATAGCTCTGGTCTACAAAAGAATATTCGATTCCGAACGTATCGAGATGTCCTGA
- a CDS encoding IclR family transcriptional regulator → MEDRKLTVRAVERALDILLCFTQDNDDYDLSLTEISAKIGLHKSTVHRLLTTLEEKGFLQRDEGTDKYRLGIRIWELSTHLPTLNEPAVLLLPAMERLRDRLGETVSLYLRDNLERVRIQAVQSRQAIRRVAQIGARLPLSVGASSKVLAAYAPPEVQVRLLADPAWPDSVDRSQYLEQLKEITRCGYATSFEEREPGAAAVAVPIAGRAGGVVAALSLSGPVSRLSRETLEEYAVILAEAAAEMGLMMG, encoded by the coding sequence GTGGAAGACCGGAAGCTGACTGTACGCGCCGTAGAACGTGCGCTGGATATATTGCTGTGCTTTACTCAGGATAATGATGATTACGACCTTAGTCTGACGGAGATCTCTGCGAAGATCGGCCTGCATAAAAGCACAGTGCACCGTCTGTTGACTACACTGGAGGAGAAGGGCTTCCTGCAGCGGGACGAGGGGACGGACAAATACCGCCTGGGTATCCGCATCTGGGAGCTGTCCACACATCTCCCGACGCTGAACGAGCCGGCGGTGCTTCTGCTGCCCGCCATGGAGCGGCTGCGCGACCGTCTGGGCGAGACGGTCAGCCTGTATCTGCGCGACAATCTGGAGCGTGTGCGCATTCAGGCGGTGCAGAGCCGCCAGGCTATCCGCCGGGTAGCCCAGATCGGTGCAAGGCTGCCACTCTCGGTAGGCGCCTCCAGCAAGGTGCTGGCTGCTTACGCGCCGCCTGAAGTGCAGGTCCGGCTGCTGGCCGACCCCGCATGGCCGGACAGCGTTGACCGCAGCCAGTACCTGGAGCAGCTGAAAGAGATTACCCGCTGCGGCTATGCAACCAGCTTCGAGGAACGGGAGCCGGGAGCGGCAGCAGTGGCAGTTCCCATCGCCGGCCGGGCCGGGGGTGTGGTAGCAGCGCTCTCGCTGTCCGGCCCGGTCAGCCGTCTGTCGCGGGAGACGCTGGAGGAATATGCTGTCATTTTAGCGGAGGCCGCTGCTGAAATGGGCCTAATGATGGGTTGA